In a single window of the Mustela nigripes isolate SB6536 chromosome 17, MUSNIG.SB6536, whole genome shotgun sequence genome:
- the PNMA8A gene encoding paraneoplastic antigen-like protein 8A: MAMNLLEDWCRGMEVDIHRSLMVTGIPEDCGQAEIEETLNGVLSPLGPYFVLNKIFLREENAKAALIEVGEGVNLRAIPREFPGRGGVWRVICRDPTQDAEFLKNLNEFLDSEGRTWEDVVRLLQLGQPSRPQNRPSQNWADALGVLLGAVVQIVFYMDAEIRSREEAGAEEGADDQVASASTSGARRKVKKEPGWAAEIGSALKMENLVSCNDPEDEGDPPKPLVRRAGAKSRSRKKKQKKRPKQESVLWRKPRGRRFNSSASLEDPEAAGAENMEVSDSIRSKRKLRVKQEESALKKPVAKCAWRAPSSSSHDSRSEVVSPGVASQSDQGGGREGPPKKKAMGWALAKSPVPVRKKKKVSLGPVSYVLVESEDAKKKPAMGKKGPSSRRDGLFQKAPRGPQPVGLLASTSRGPKAKPEGSLQASSGQNGNRSHLGCAGERLSGESEQERQVGAEALRAVAGQVELEEDASMAEGAGVPPAEVLEGGSPDLPPRSP, translated from the coding sequence ATGGCCATGAACCTTCTGGAGGACTGGTGCCGGGGGATGGAAGTGGACATCCATAGGTCCCTGATGGTCACGGGCATCCCCGAGGACTGTGGTCAAGCGGAAATTGAGGAGACTTTGAATGGGGTCCTCTCCCCGCTGGGCCCATACTTTGTGCTCAATAAGATTTTCCTGCGGGAAGAGAATGCCAAAGCTGCCCTAATTGAGGTGGGAGAGGGTGTGAATCTCAGGGCCATTCCTCGGGAGTTCCCAGGAAGGGGGGGCGTCTGGAGAGTGATTTGTAGAGACCCCACCCAGGatgctgagtttttaaaaaatctgaatgaattCCTGGATTCTGAGGGGCGTACCTGGGAGGATGTGGTCCGCCTGCTCCAGCTTGGCCAGCCCTCACGGCCCCAGAATCGGCCTTCACAGAACTGGGCAGATGCTTTGGGGGTGCTCTTGGGGGCAGTGGTGCAGATCGTCTTCTACATGGATGCTGAGATCCGCAGCCGTGAGGAAGCCGGGGCTGAAGAAGGTGCTGATGACCAGGTAGCTTCAGCCTCAACCTCAGGCGCGCGGAGGAAGGTGAAGAAGGAGCCAGGGTGGGCTGCCGAAATAGGTTCCGCTTTGAAGATGGAAAATCTCGTCAGCTGCAACGACCCAGAAGACGAAGGTGACCCTCCGAAACCTCTGGTTCGTAGGGCTGGAGCTAAAAGTCGCTccaggaagaagaagcagaaaaaaagacccaagcaggaatccGTGCTCTGGAGGAAGCCCAGAGGCCGCCGTTTCAACAGCTCGGCCTCCTTGGAGGATCCTGAGGCTGCTGGGGCTGAAAACATGGAGGTCTCCGATTCCATCAGGAGCAAAAGGAAGCTGCGCGTGAAGCAGGAGGAGTCGGCCTTAAAGAAGCCCGTGGCAAAATGTGCCTGGAGGGCTCCCAGCAGCTCATCCCATGACTCGCGGTCAGAAGTTGTGAGCCCTGGGGTTGCTTCACAGTCAGACCAAGGTGGCGGTCGGGAGGGCCCCCCAAAGAAGAAGGCCATGGGCTGGGCCTTGGCAAAGAGCCCTGTCCCtgtgagaaagaagaagaaggtgagcTTGGGCCCTGTTTCGTATGTCCTTGTCGAGTCAGAAGATGCCAAGAAGAAGCCAGCGATGGGGAAGAAAGGGCCGAGCTCAAGACGAGATGGGTTGTTTCAGAAGGCCCCACGAGGCCCCCAGCCGGTGGGGTTGCTGGCCTCCACTTCTCGGGGCCCAAAGGCCAAGCCAGAAGGTTCTCTTCAGGCCTCCAGTGGTCAGAATGGCAACAGAAGTCACTTGGGTTGTGCCGGCGAACGGCTGAGTGGAGAATCCGAGCAGGAGAGACAGGTGGGCGCAGAGGCGCTTAGGGCCGTCGCAGGTCAGGTGGAGCTCGAGGAGGACGCGAGCATGGCGGAGGGGGCGGGTGTCCCACCAGCTGAGGTTTTAGAGGGTGGAAGCCCTGACCTTCCTCCTAGAAGCCCCTGA